In Gemmatimonadaceae bacterium, a single genomic region encodes these proteins:
- a CDS encoding molybdopterin cofactor-binding domain-containing protein: MRDTTDTTELSRRTFVVTSAIAGAGLLLGVRIRDDRARSNGSAPSLGSEPFAPNAWIKLDETGDVTILVHKSEMGQGVWTALPMIVAEEMDADWRRVRAERAPTRPDLDTATGGSSSIRESWQPLRRAGATARAMLVAAAAKRWGVPERECATSVGEVVHTRTRRRLGYGALAREAATMPPPDEKSLTLKDPRTFRIVGRDTRRLDTPAKVTGKASFGIDVKVPGMLVAVVARCPTFAGKVASVDDSRARAVSGVRHVLTLDPVPKQLPGRVAVLADDTWSAMQGRKALDIQWDLGEQAAFSSDAMWQEARRAVDEGTDAKINRAQGDTTVRQSEGTRTVEATYELPFLAHACMEPMNCTASVTADKVELWLPSQFPEPARGVAARLANVPLDHVEAHVTFMGGGFGRRAYQDFVVEAVQLSQRAGAPVKVVWTREDDIQHDMYRPAQLQSFRASLDANGRLITLQNRIVGPSTEAWWNPATTTPQRREGGETPPYDYVNTLNDFVRVPAPVPLGAWRAVQNGQNGFCFESFIDECAHAMQIDPVAYRLMLLGPNRPRQQAVVRLAAEKARWGTPLPRGRGRGIAFFDYDGTYVAEVAEVTVTKRDGVHVDRVVCAFDCGTIVNPDTVRAQAESAVIWATSAALFGEITMKDGRTVQSNFHDYRVLRMADSPAVEVHLVRNNEIPTGVGEPAVPPLGAAIANAIFAATGQRLRKTPFRLADLNIAAM; this comes from the coding sequence ATGAGGGACACGACCGACACCACCGAGCTCTCGCGACGCACCTTCGTCGTCACGTCGGCGATTGCCGGCGCCGGGCTCCTGCTCGGCGTACGGATTCGTGACGATCGCGCGCGGTCGAACGGGTCTGCGCCATCGTTAGGCAGCGAGCCGTTCGCGCCGAACGCATGGATCAAGCTCGACGAGACGGGCGACGTCACGATTCTCGTCCACAAATCCGAGATGGGACAAGGCGTCTGGACGGCACTGCCGATGATCGTCGCGGAAGAGATGGACGCCGACTGGCGGCGCGTTCGCGCCGAGCGCGCGCCGACGCGTCCCGACCTCGACACGGCAACCGGTGGCAGCTCGAGCATCCGTGAGTCATGGCAGCCGCTGCGTCGTGCTGGCGCCACGGCGCGGGCAATGCTCGTCGCCGCCGCGGCGAAGCGGTGGGGCGTGCCAGAGAGGGAGTGCGCGACGAGCGTGGGCGAAGTTGTTCACACAAGAACGCGCCGCCGCCTCGGATATGGAGCGCTCGCGCGCGAGGCGGCAACGATGCCGCCGCCCGATGAGAAGTCTCTCACGCTGAAGGATCCACGCACCTTCCGCATCGTCGGGCGCGACACGCGTCGTCTCGATACCCCAGCCAAGGTGACCGGCAAGGCGAGCTTCGGTATCGACGTGAAGGTACCGGGCATGCTCGTCGCCGTCGTCGCACGATGTCCGACCTTCGCGGGCAAAGTCGCGAGCGTCGACGATAGCAGGGCACGGGCGGTCTCTGGCGTTAGGCATGTGCTCACGCTCGACCCGGTGCCGAAGCAACTCCCCGGACGCGTCGCCGTGCTCGCCGACGACACCTGGTCGGCGATGCAGGGGCGCAAGGCGCTCGACATCCAGTGGGACCTCGGCGAGCAGGCCGCTTTCTCCAGCGACGCCATGTGGCAGGAGGCGCGTCGTGCCGTCGACGAGGGCACGGACGCCAAGATCAATCGCGCACAGGGCGATACTACCGTTAGGCAGAGCGAGGGGACGCGAACCGTCGAGGCAACATACGAACTCCCCTTCCTCGCACACGCGTGTATGGAGCCGATGAACTGCACGGCCTCCGTCACGGCGGATAAGGTGGAGCTTTGGCTGCCAAGCCAGTTTCCCGAGCCAGCGCGTGGTGTGGCGGCGCGGCTTGCGAATGTTCCCCTCGACCACGTCGAAGCGCACGTGACGTTCATGGGCGGTGGCTTTGGCCGCCGCGCGTATCAGGATTTCGTGGTCGAAGCGGTTCAGCTATCGCAGCGCGCCGGGGCGCCGGTCAAGGTCGTCTGGACACGCGAAGACGACATTCAGCACGACATGTATCGTCCGGCGCAATTGCAGAGCTTCCGTGCCTCGCTCGACGCCAATGGACGCCTGATCACGCTCCAGAATCGCATCGTCGGCCCGTCCACCGAAGCATGGTGGAATCCCGCGACGACGACTCCGCAACGCCGCGAGGGAGGCGAGACGCCGCCCTACGATTATGTGAATACGCTCAACGACTTCGTCCGCGTTCCCGCACCTGTGCCACTCGGTGCATGGCGCGCCGTTCAGAACGGCCAGAATGGCTTCTGCTTCGAATCGTTCATCGACGAATGCGCGCACGCCATGCAAATCGACCCGGTCGCGTATCGACTGATGCTCCTCGGCCCGAATCGGCCTCGCCAGCAGGCGGTCGTTAGGCTCGCTGCGGAGAAGGCGCGCTGGGGCACGCCGCTGCCGCGCGGGCGTGGCCGTGGCATCGCCTTCTTCGACTACGACGGCACGTACGTCGCCGAAGTCGCCGAAGTCACGGTGACGAAACGTGACGGCGTCCACGTCGACCGCGTCGTCTGCGCCTTCGATTGCGGCACGATCGTGAATCCGGACACGGTGCGCGCGCAAGCCGAGAGCGCGGTGATCTGGGCGACGAGCGCGGCCCTGTTCGGCGAGATCACGATGAAGGACGGACGTACAGTCCAGAGCAACTTCCACGATTATCGCGTGCTACGCATGGCAGACTCGCCGGCGGTCGAGGTGCATCTCGTGCGCAATAACGAGATCCCGACGGGCGTGGGTGAGCCGGCCGTACCGCCGCTCGGGGCCGCGATCGCGAACGCGATCTTCGCTGCCACCGGTCAGCGTTTGCGAAAAACGCCCTTCCGCCTGGCGGACTTGAATATCGCGGCCATGTAA